Below is a genomic region from Dechloromonas denitrificans.
TGCAGGCTTTTCCCGAGCTGGCGACCGAGTGCGGTTTTACCGATCCCACTTTGCTTGAGCGCCTGGTCGATATGCTCGGCATGCAGTGGCCTTCTCTTTTCCTGGCAACCGGTTTCTGCACCAGCAAGGAATGGGTATTCCTCGGGCTTTCGATGGCTAACTGGTCATTCTTTGTCTTTGCCGGGATCGCTGCCTACGCCGTCATTCTGTTGCGTCGGAAGTGGCGCTGAGCGAATGCGGTGAGTTTTCCCCAGCTAGAAAAAACAAAACCCGCCAGAGGCGGGTTTGTCGAAAGCTGGAGGGAGGCTGATTACTTCAGCTTCACTTCCTTGTAAGCAACGTGCTTGCGGGCCTTCGGGTCATACTTCATCATTTCCAGTTTTTCAGGCGTAGTACGCTTGTTCTTGGAAGTGGTGTAGAAGTGACCGGTACCTGCCGTGGATTCAAGCTTGATCTTTTCGCGACCGCCTTTAGCCATTTTATTTATCCTTCCTTAATCAAACTTCGCCGCGTGCGCGCAGGTCGGCGAGGACGGAGTCGATACCGTTCTTGTCGATCACACGCAGGCCGGCGTTGGATACACGCAGGCGCACGAAGCGGTTTTCAGATTCGACCCAGAAACGACGATACTGCAGATTCGGCAGGAAGCGGCGTTTCGTTCTATTGTTGGCGTGGGAAACCTTGTTCCCAACCATCGGGGCTTTTCCCGTTACTTGGCAGACTCGCGCCATGATTGGTGCTCCAGAATTCGCTAGAAGAAAGCCCGCGATTTTAACGAATAAACCCTGTTTGTTTCAAGCTATTTTTGCGTATTGTTAGATAAGTCCACGTTCGGCGAATGAAATCGGGGTCTGATTTCCGGCCACGATGAAGTGGTCAAGAAGTTTCACATCGACCATGGCAAGGGCGTCTTTGAGGTTTTTGGTGAGTAATTCGTCGGCTCTCGATGGCTCGGCAACGCCCGATGGATGGTTGTGCGCCAGAATGACGGCTGCCGCATTGTGGGCGAGGGCAGTCTTGACCACTTCGCGTGGATAGACGCTGGTTTGCGTCAGGCTGCCGGTAAATAATTCGTCGGCTTTTAGTAGACGATTTTGTGCATCGAGCCAGAGCGCCATGAAAACCTCGTGCTGCCGGTTGGCCAGTTTCAGTCGTAACCAGTCGCGAACCTGGCTTGGCGATGAAAAGCTGTCCCGTCTGACCATTTCCTGCGTGAGCGCCCGCCGGGTCAGTTCGAAGCTCGCCTTGAGCTGGACGGCCTTGGCGATTCCGATGCCGGAGACACTGGATAGTTGCGCAGGCGTTGCTTCGGCCAGCGCATTCAGATTGCCGTCAAAACGCAGCAGCAAATCACGCGCCAGATCGACGGCACTTTTGCCGCGGACGCCAACCCGCAAATAGATAGCCAGCAATTCCGCATCCGACAGAGCTTCGGGGCCATGCGAAAGCAGGCGCTCCCGTGGGCGTTCGCCGGCCGGCCAATCGGTGATTGCCATGCTAATTCCAGTAGAATGGTCAAGCTATCATTCTAGTGTTAATGACAATGGAATTACAGGGAAAAAGTATCGTTCTCGGTGTGACCGGCGGGATTGCCGCCTACAAGGCCGCCGAACTGGTTCGTCTTTTACGTAAACAAGGCGCTGATGTTCAGGTGGCGATGACGGAAGGCGCCACGCATTTCGTAACGCCGACGACCTTCCAGGCGCTTTCAGGCAAACCGGTCTTTACGGATCAATGGGATGCGCGGATGCCGAATGCGATGGCGCATATTGATTTGTCGCGCCAGGCTGACTGCATTCTTGTGGCCCCGGCGTCGGCCGATTTTCTGGCCCGTGCTGTGCAAGGGCAGGCCGACGACCTGCTGGCCACCATGGTCCTGGCCCGTGATTGCCCGTTGCTGGTTGCGCCGGCGATGAACCGCCAGATGTGGGAAAACCCGGCAACCCGGCGCAATGTGGCCCAACTATTGGCCGACGGGGTGAGCATTCTTGGTCCGGACAGTGGCGAGCAGGCGTGTGGCGAGGTCGGTGCGGGCCGAATGATGGAGCCTGAAGAGATTGTCGAGTCGATGATCGCCTTCTTTGCTGCAAAGGTGCTGGCCGGGAAAAAGGTTCTGCTGACCGCCGGGCCGACTTTTGAGGCCATCGATCCAGTGCGCGGCATTACCAATCTGTCTTCCGGACGCATGGGATATGCACTTGCCCGTGCTGCACGCCAGGCGGGCGCTGAGGTGACCTTGGTTTCGGGACCGGTTGGTTTTGCCGCTCCACAGGGTGTCGACCGCATCAATGTGCGGAGTGCGCTCGATATGCATCGGGCAGTCATGGCGCATGCCGGTAAGGCCGATATCTTTATTGCCGTGGCGGCGGTTGCTGATTATCGCGTGGCTAACTCGGCCGAGCACAAGCTCAAGAAGGATAGCGGCGGAATTCCGCCGATCGAACTGATCGAGAATCCGGACATCCTGGCGGAAGTGGCAGCTTTGCCGGATGGCCCGTTCTGCGTTGGCTTCGCAGCGGAAAGTCGCAATCTGGAGGAGTACGCCCAGACCAAGCGGCGCAAGAAGAAGATTCCGCTGATTGCCGGCAATCTGATTCAGGATGGTTTTGGTGGTGACGACAATCGGCTGGTTTTGTTCGATGATGCCGGGGTTCATCCTCTGGCTCCGGCCCCCAAGTCAGTGCTGGCCCGCCAGTTGATCCAACATATTGCTCATTTGACAGGAAATAACTGATGCACCGTATCGATGTAAAAATTCTCGATGATCGTTTGCGCGACAACCCGCCGCAATACGCCACGCCGGGTTCTGCCGGCCTCGACCTGCGAGCCTGCCTTGACGCACCGCTTGAAATCGTTCCAGGGCAAACGATCCTGGTGCGTACCGGGATGGCCATTCATCTGGCTGATCCGGGCCTGGCAGCGATGATTCTGCCGCGTTCGGGCTTGGGCCATAAACACGGTATCGTGCTGGGGAATCTGGTGGGGCTGATCGACAGCGATTACCAGGGGGAATTGATGGTTTCGATGTGGAATCGCGGCAGCGATGCATTCACGCTCAATCCGCTCGATCGTATTGCCCAGCTGGTGGTTGTCCCTGTCCTGCAGGTTGGCTTCAATATCGTCGATGAGTTCGATGCCAGCAAGCGCGGAGAGGGTGGCTTTGGCA
It encodes:
- the dut gene encoding dUTP diphosphatase; amino-acid sequence: MHRIDVKILDDRLRDNPPQYATPGSAGLDLRACLDAPLEIVPGQTILVRTGMAIHLADPGLAAMILPRSGLGHKHGIVLGNLVGLIDSDYQGELMVSMWNRGSDAFTLNPLDRIAQLVVVPVLQVGFNIVDEFDASKRGEGGFGSTGKS
- the radC gene encoding RadC family protein, whose product is MAITDWPAGERPRERLLSHGPEALSDAELLAIYLRVGVRGKSAVDLARDLLLRFDGNLNALAEATPAQLSSVSGIGIAKAVQLKASFELTRRALTQEMVRRDSFSSPSQVRDWLRLKLANRQHEVFMALWLDAQNRLLKADELFTGSLTQTSVYPREVVKTALAHNAAAVILAHNHPSGVAEPSRADELLTKNLKDALAMVDVKLLDHFIVAGNQTPISFAERGLI
- the rpmG gene encoding 50S ribosomal protein L33, coding for MAKGGREKIKLESTAGTGHFYTTSKNKRTTPEKLEMMKYDPKARKHVAYKEVKLK
- the rpmB gene encoding 50S ribosomal protein L28, producing MARVCQVTGKAPMVGNKVSHANNRTKRRFLPNLQYRRFWVESENRFVRLRVSNAGLRVIDKNGIDSVLADLRARGEV
- the coaBC gene encoding bifunctional phosphopantothenoylcysteine decarboxylase/phosphopantothenate--cysteine ligase CoaBC, which encodes MELQGKSIVLGVTGGIAAYKAAELVRLLRKQGADVQVAMTEGATHFVTPTTFQALSGKPVFTDQWDARMPNAMAHIDLSRQADCILVAPASADFLARAVQGQADDLLATMVLARDCPLLVAPAMNRQMWENPATRRNVAQLLADGVSILGPDSGEQACGEVGAGRMMEPEEIVESMIAFFAAKVLAGKKVLLTAGPTFEAIDPVRGITNLSSGRMGYALARAARQAGAEVTLVSGPVGFAAPQGVDRINVRSALDMHRAVMAHAGKADIFIAVAAVADYRVANSAEHKLKKDSGGIPPIELIENPDILAEVAALPDGPFCVGFAAESRNLEEYAQTKRRKKKIPLIAGNLIQDGFGGDDNRLVLFDDAGVHPLAPAPKSVLARQLIQHIAHLTGNN